The window GCACCAGCGCGTCCGGCGACACGCCTAGCGCCGTCACCGACGCGGTTTCGGTGGCGAGGTTGACGCTGGCCTCGCGCACGCCCTCGACCTTGCGCAGCGCCTTCTCCACCCGGCCCGCGCAGGAGGCGCAGGTCATGCCGCTGATGTCCAGCCGCAGCGTGGTATCGGATTGCATGGGTGCCTCCATGTGGAACGATCTGGGGCCATTCTCATCCTTCCCAAGATAGGAAGGTCAAACGGTCACGGAAAAGCTGTCCGGATGCGGACCAAAGCGGATGAGCGCGGATGAATCCAATCAGCGTCCATCCGCTCCGATCCGCGTCAAAGATGCTTTTCTCCGGCCTTGACCTTCCCACGATAGAAAGTTGGACACTGGCCGCATCCCATCCATCAGGAATCCACACCGTGCTGCTGAACGTCGAGAACATGAGCTGCCAGCACTGCGTCAACGCCGTCACCCGCGCGCTGCGCGCGCTCGATCCCGAGGCCGCCGTGCAGGTCGATCTGGCGAAGGGCGAAGTCCGCGCCAGCGGCGGTTTCGACGCCGAAGCGGCCATCGCCGCGCTGGCGGACGAAGACTATCCGGCCACCCTGACCTCCGCCGAAGGCTGACATGGGCGCACCGCACGACAGCGACCGCCGCCGCCTGCTGCGCGGCATGGCGATGGGCGGCGCGACGCTCGGACTGGGCCTGTGGCAGCGCCCGCTGTGGGCGCTGACCGCGCCGGACCAGCCGACGGTGCTGCGCGGCGACGCCTTCGACCTGACCATCGGCCGCACGCCGGTGAACATCACCGGCAGGACCGTCCCCGCGTTCACCGTCAACGGCAGCCTGCCCGGCCCGATCCTGCGCTGGCGCGAAGGCGACACCGTCGGCATCCGCGTCCGCAACACGCTGGACGAAACCAGCTCCATCCACTGGCACGGCCTGCTGCTGCCGGCCAACATGGACGGCGTGCCGGGCATGAGCTTCGACGGCATCGCCCCCGGCGGCGACTACCTGTACCGGTTCCAGGTGAAGCAGAGCGGCACCTACTGGTACCACAGTCATTCCAGCCTGCAGGAACAGGCCGGCCTGCTCGGCCCGATCATCATCGACCCGCGCGAGCCCGACCCGCTGGCCTGCGAGCGCGACTACGTGGTGCTGCTGTCCGACTGGACCGACCTCGACCCCGCCCGCCTGTTCGCGCGGATGAAGAAGCGCAGCGACTACGACAACCTGCACAAGCGCACCGTCGGCGACTTCCTGCGCGATGCGCGCGAGCGCGGCCTGCGCGCCACGCTGGACGACCGCAATGCCTGGGGCGCGATGCGGATGAGCCCGACCGACCTCGCCGACGTCAACAGCCACACCTACACCTTCCTCGCCAACGGCCACACCGCCGCGCAGAACTGGACGGCGCTGTTCGCACCCGGCGAGCGCGTGCGCCTGCGCTTCATCAACGGCGCGGCGATGACCTTCTTCGACGTGCGCATTCCCGGCCTGACGCTGACCGTGGTGGCCGCCGACGGCCAATCCATCCAACCCGTGGACGTCGAGGAGTTCCGCATCGCGCCGGCGGAAACCTTTGACGTGATCGTGCAGCCGCGCGACGACGCGGCCTATACCGTGTTCGCGCAGGCGATGGACCGCAGCGGCTACACCCGCATCACCCTGGCGCCGCGCATCGGCACGCAAGCGGCGATCCCGGCGCCGGACAAGCGCCCGCTGCTGACGATGGACGACATGGGCCACGGCCACCCTGCGCCAGCGGCGGGCGAAATCACCTGCGGCGCGGCGATGGGCATGACGGGGATGAACATGGATCACGGCGGGCACGATGCCGGCGGCATGCAGGCGCACCCGGCCAGCGAAACCCGCAACCCCGACGTGGACATGCAGACGATGTCGCCCGCGCCAAGGCTGGACGACCCCGGCATCGGCCTGCGCGACAACGGCCGCCGCGTGCTGCGCTACACCGACCTGCGCAGCCTGCACGCGCCGGACGACGACCGCGAACCGTCACGCATCATCGAACTGCACCTGACCGGCAACATGGAACGCTTCACCTGGGGCTTCGACGGCATCCGCTTCGCCGACGCCGCGCCGATCCGGCTGAAGTACGGCGAGCGCGTGCGGATCACGCTGGTCAACGACACCATGATGGAGCATCCCATCCATCTGCACGGGATGTGGAGCGACGTGGAGGACGAACACGGACGCTTCCTGGTGCGCAAGCACACGGTCGCCGTTCCGCCGGGGACGAAGCGCAGCGTCCGCGTCACCGCCGACGCGCTGGGCCGCTGGGCCTTCCACTGCCACATGCTGCTGCACATGGAAGGCGGGATGATGCGCGAAGTGCGGGTGGAGGAATGATGCGCGCGCTCGTTCTTGCCCCGATGCTGCTGTGGGCGGGCGCGGCCGCCGCGCAGGACCATTCGCACCATCACGCACCGGAAGCGCCGCCTACCGCAGCGCAGGAAGCCGATCCGCACGCGGCGCATCGTGCGCAAGCGGCGACGGCATCCGCCTATCGCCCCCCTGCCCTCACCGACGCCGACCGCGCCGCCGCCTTCCCCTTCCTGCACGTCGCACACGACCACGGCGACCCGCTGATGTGGATGGTGCAGGCCGACCGTTTCGAACGGACGCAGGACGATGCGCTGGCCTGGGAAGGCAAGGCATGGATCGGCCACGACCGCGGCCGCCTGTGGCTGCGCAGCGAAGGCGAACGCGCGCATGGCAAAACCGAATCCAGCCTCGAAGCGCTGTGGGGCAAGCCGCTGGACGCCTGGTGGGACGTGCTGGCCGGCGTGCGCCACGACGACGGCGATGGCCCGGCGCGCGATTGGCTGGCCGTGGGCGTCCAGGGACTCGCG is drawn from Thermomonas brevis and contains these coding sequences:
- a CDS encoding cation transporter — encoded protein: MLLNVENMSCQHCVNAVTRALRALDPEAAVQVDLAKGEVRASGGFDAEAAIAALADEDYPATLTSAEG
- a CDS encoding copper resistance system multicopper oxidase, coding for MGAPHDSDRRRLLRGMAMGGATLGLGLWQRPLWALTAPDQPTVLRGDAFDLTIGRTPVNITGRTVPAFTVNGSLPGPILRWREGDTVGIRVRNTLDETSSIHWHGLLLPANMDGVPGMSFDGIAPGGDYLYRFQVKQSGTYWYHSHSSLQEQAGLLGPIIIDPREPDPLACERDYVVLLSDWTDLDPARLFARMKKRSDYDNLHKRTVGDFLRDARERGLRATLDDRNAWGAMRMSPTDLADVNSHTYTFLANGHTAAQNWTALFAPGERVRLRFINGAAMTFFDVRIPGLTLTVVAADGQSIQPVDVEEFRIAPAETFDVIVQPRDDAAYTVFAQAMDRSGYTRITLAPRIGTQAAIPAPDKRPLLTMDDMGHGHPAPAAGEITCGAAMGMTGMNMDHGGHDAGGMQAHPASETRNPDVDMQTMSPAPRLDDPGIGLRDNGRRVLRYTDLRSLHAPDDDREPSRIIELHLTGNMERFTWGFDGIRFADAAPIRLKYGERVRITLVNDTMMEHPIHLHGMWSDVEDEHGRFLVRKHTVAVPPGTKRSVRVTADALGRWAFHCHMLLHMEGGMMREVRVEE
- a CDS encoding copper resistance protein B; amino-acid sequence: MRALVLAPMLLWAGAAAAQDHSHHHAPEAPPTAAQEADPHAAHRAQAATASAYRPPALTDADRAAAFPFLHVAHDHGDPLMWMVQADRFERTQDDALAWEGKAWIGHDRGRLWLRSEGERAHGKTESSLEALWGKPLDAWWDVLAGVRHDDGDGPARDWLAVGVQGLAPYKFEVQATAYLGSGGRSMLQAEVEYELLLTNRLILQPRIEAVLNGRDDDARGIGAGLSETSAGLRLRYEVRREFAPYVGYEWSNRHGRTAEHARNAGEAARDRGWVAGLRFWF